One stretch of Pseudomonas sp. NC02 DNA includes these proteins:
- a CDS encoding arylesterase: protein MRMWFLSAGLALMCMAQNAAAGTVLIVGDSISAGFGLDTSKGWVALLGQRLKSEGFDDKVVNASISGDTSAGGRARLPAALAEHKPDLVIIELGGNDGLRGQPPEQLKQNLASMIEQSKASGAKVLLLGMQLPPNYGPKYTTAFANVYPALAKEKSVPLVPFFLEGIGGHPELMQADQLHPAVGAQGKLLENVWPTLKPLL from the coding sequence ATGCGAATGTGGTTTTTGAGTGCTGGCCTGGCCTTGATGTGCATGGCCCAGAACGCAGCGGCGGGTACAGTCCTGATCGTTGGCGATAGTATCAGTGCCGGTTTCGGGCTGGATACCAGCAAAGGGTGGGTAGCGTTGTTGGGACAACGGCTCAAGAGCGAAGGTTTCGACGATAAAGTGGTCAACGCCTCCATCAGCGGCGACACCAGTGCCGGAGGCCGGGCGCGGCTGCCGGCGGCGCTTGCAGAGCATAAGCCGGACCTGGTGATCATTGAGCTGGGCGGCAATGACGGCCTGCGTGGGCAGCCACCCGAGCAATTGAAACAAAATCTTGCATCGATGATTGAACAGTCCAAGGCCAGCGGTGCCAAGGTGCTGCTGCTGGGCATGCAGTTGCCGCCTAATTACGGGCCGAAATACACCACCGCGTTTGCTAATGTCTACCCGGCCCTGGCCAAGGAAAAAAGCGTCCCGCTGGTGCCGTTTTTCCTGGAAGGAATCGGCGGCCATCCAGAGCTGATGCAGGCTGACCAATTGCACCCGGCGGTTGGCGCGCAGGGCAAGTTGCTGGAAAATGTCTGGCCAACGCTAAAACCACTGCTATGA
- a CDS encoding ABC transporter ATP-binding protein has protein sequence MGASILTARNLSKVVPSAEGELTILHELSLELNKGDSLAIVGASGSGKSTLLGLLAGLDLPSSGEVTLAGQALSTLDEDQRARIRAEHVGFVFQSFQLLDSLNALENVMLPLELDGRKDARERAKHLLERVGLGQRLTHSPRQLSGGEQQRVAIARAFAAEPDVLFADEPTGNLDSHTGERISDLLFELNKESGTTLVLVTHDERLAHRCRRLIRLEAGLMVAPLEP, from the coding sequence ATGGGCGCAAGCATTCTCACCGCGCGAAACCTTAGCAAAGTGGTTCCCAGCGCGGAAGGTGAACTGACTATCCTGCACGAACTGAGCCTGGAACTGAACAAGGGCGATAGCCTGGCTATCGTCGGCGCCTCCGGTTCCGGCAAATCCACCCTCCTCGGCCTGCTGGCCGGCCTCGACCTGCCCAGCAGTGGCGAAGTCACCCTCGCCGGCCAGGCCCTGAGTACCCTCGACGAAGACCAGCGTGCACGCATCCGCGCCGAGCACGTGGGGTTTGTGTTCCAGTCCTTCCAGTTGCTCGACAGCCTCAACGCGCTGGAAAACGTGATGCTGCCCCTGGAGCTGGACGGCCGCAAGGACGCCCGCGAGCGCGCCAAACACCTGCTGGAGCGTGTCGGCCTGGGCCAGCGTCTCACCCACTCGCCGCGCCAACTCTCGGGGGGTGAGCAGCAACGGGTAGCGATTGCCCGGGCGTTTGCTGCCGAACCGGACGTGCTGTTTGCCGATGAACCCACCGGCAACCTCGACAGCCATACCGGCGAGCGCATCAGCGACCTGCTGTTCGAACTCAACAAAGAGAGCGGCACGACCCTGGTGCTGGTGACCCATGACGAGCGCCTGGCCCACCGTTGCCGTCGCCTGATCCGTCTTGAAGCCGGCCTGATGGTCGCGCCCCTGGAGCCTTGA
- a CDS encoding L,D-transpeptidase family protein, with protein sequence MLSRLSAVTCCLSLAALCAAGPAAALQLPLPPPGEDIVGQVQVIKAKYEDTFADLGTTYDLGYSEMVAANPGVDAWLPGAGTEIVLPTRFILPPGPREGIVINLAEYRLYYYPKGQNVVYTFPLGIGREGWGSPVAHTTITGKIPNPTWTPPASIKAEHAANGDPLPNVVPAGPDNPLGPFKFTLGTPGYLIHGSNMKFGIGTRTSHGCFRMFNNNVLEMADMVPVGTSVRIINDAYKFGAAGGKVYLEAHTPLNDDGTPSVVDKHTAVINALLKREDLSSNLRVNWDQVRDVVAAEDGLPTEIGVPGGAPMVSSTPVDLQQ encoded by the coding sequence ATGTTGTCGCGCCTTTCCGCCGTCACCTGTTGCCTGTCTCTCGCTGCGCTCTGCGCGGCCGGTCCTGCTGCAGCCTTGCAGTTGCCTTTGCCGCCACCGGGTGAAGATATCGTTGGCCAGGTCCAGGTGATCAAGGCCAAGTACGAAGATACCTTCGCGGACCTCGGCACCACCTACGACCTGGGTTATTCGGAGATGGTCGCGGCCAACCCGGGCGTGGATGCCTGGCTGCCGGGAGCGGGTACCGAGATCGTGTTGCCGACGCGCTTCATCCTGCCGCCCGGCCCGCGTGAAGGCATCGTGATCAACCTGGCGGAGTACCGGCTCTACTACTACCCCAAGGGCCAGAACGTGGTGTACACGTTCCCGTTGGGGATTGGCCGTGAAGGCTGGGGCTCGCCAGTGGCCCACACCACCATCACGGGCAAGATCCCGAACCCGACCTGGACCCCGCCAGCCTCGATCAAGGCAGAACACGCCGCCAATGGCGACCCGTTGCCCAACGTCGTGCCGGCCGGCCCGGACAACCCGCTGGGGCCGTTCAAGTTCACCCTCGGCACGCCGGGCTACCTGATCCACGGTTCCAACATGAAGTTCGGCATCGGTACCCGTACCAGCCACGGTTGCTTCCGCATGTTCAACAACAACGTGCTGGAAATGGCCGACATGGTGCCGGTGGGCACGTCGGTGCGGATTATCAACGACGCCTACAAGTTCGGCGCGGCCGGGGGCAAGGTCTACCTGGAAGCCCATACGCCGCTGAACGACGATGGCACCCCATCGGTCGTCGACAAGCACACCGCCGTCATCAACGCCTTGCTCAAGCGTGAAGACCTGTCCAGCAACCTGCGGGTCAACTGGGACCAGGTGCGTGACGTGGTTGCGGCTGAAGACGGTTTGCCGACGGAAATCGGTGTACCCGGCGGGGCGCCGATGGTATCGAGTACGCCGGTCGATCTGCAGCAGTAA